From a region of the Fischerella sp. JS2 genome:
- a CDS encoding PRC-barrel domain-containing protein, whose protein sequence is MTSEQIIRRSDILNTQVITRDNGKRLGIVSQVWVDVDQREVVALGLRDSLISVSGIPRYMYLNNINQIGDVILVDNEDVIEDIEVEVFSNLINWEVITETGEVLGKVRGFKFNGETGKIYSITIASLGLPQIPDSFLSTYELSVEEIVSTGPNRLIVFEGAEERVTQLTVGILERLGIGRAPWEREDVEDYNYAPRTVAPSNQLPSGVPIEPIKPKVRAPEPVVEQEWDEDYYEEERPQRRVMEARSYESIRYEEEEEEDNWSEATGKDRYEAQPYEPPQPYTTKSSYTEEYDDYDDDLKRDAWDDEPPKPVNIPKKVKEKMPEYEEEGGY, encoded by the coding sequence ATGACCTCTGAACAGATAATTAGGCGTTCCGATATTTTAAATACCCAGGTAATCACCCGTGACAACGGTAAAAGGCTAGGCATAGTCAGTCAAGTCTGGGTTGATGTAGATCAGCGAGAGGTTGTGGCTCTTGGCTTACGAGACAGCCTGATCTCCGTCTCTGGCATACCGCGCTATATGTACCTCAACAACATCAACCAAATCGGGGATGTGATTTTGGTTGATAACGAGGATGTCATCGAAGACATTGAGGTTGAGGTTTTCAGCAACCTGATTAACTGGGAAGTAATTACAGAAACAGGTGAAGTCTTAGGTAAAGTCCGGGGCTTCAAGTTCAACGGCGAGACAGGGAAAATATATTCTATCACTATCGCCTCCTTAGGACTACCCCAAATTCCTGATTCTTTCTTAAGTACCTATGAACTTTCAGTAGAAGAAATCGTTAGTACAGGCCCTAACAGGCTCATTGTATTCGAGGGTGCTGAAGAACGGGTAACTCAGCTAACAGTTGGTATTCTAGAGCGTCTTGGTATCGGTAGAGCGCCTTGGGAGCGGGAAGACGTAGAAGATTACAACTACGCTCCCCGAACAGTAGCACCTTCCAACCAGTTACCGAGTGGAGTGCCAATAGAACCAATTAAGCCTAAAGTTCGCGCTCCCGAACCTGTGGTAGAACAGGAATGGGACGAAGACTATTATGAGGAAGAACGTCCTCAACGACGGGTGATGGAAGCACGATCTTACGAGTCCATCCGCTACGAAGAAGAAGAGGAAGAAGACAACTGGAGTGAAGCCACGGGTAAAGATAGGTATGAAGCCCAACCCTACGAACCACCCCAGCCTTATACCACCAAATCATCATATACAGAAGAATATGATGATTACGACGACGATCTCAAACGCGACGCTTGGGATGATGAACCACCAAAGCCGGTAAACATTCCCAAGAAAGTGAAAGAGAAAATGCCAGAGTACGAAGAAGAAGGCGGGTATTAA
- a CDS encoding DNA-binding protein: protein MKVVAFRLKSNEDLRKSLKIFAINQKINAGFILTTIGSLKQATIRFANQQTSTVLTDKFEILSLNGTIASTGVHLHIAIADKEGKTIGGHLDDGCIIYTTAEIVIGYTEEFAFTRTIDEQTGYQELEII from the coding sequence ATGAAAGTAGTTGCTTTTAGACTCAAGTCTAATGAAGATTTAAGAAAGAGCCTAAAAATTTTTGCCATCAATCAAAAGATTAACGCGGGATTTATCCTAACTACCATTGGTAGTCTCAAACAAGCAACCATTCGTTTTGCTAATCAACAAACAAGTACAGTCTTAACAGATAAATTTGAAATTCTTTCTCTTAACGGTACAATTGCCAGCACAGGTGTTCACCTCCACATTGCGATCGCTGACAAAGAAGGCAAAACTATTGGTGGACATCTTGATGATGGATGTATTATCTACACAACTGCGGAAATAGTGATTGGATACACAGAAGAATTTGCTTTTACCAGAACAATAGATGAACAAACAGGCTATCAAGAACTAGAAATTATTTAA
- a CDS encoding YihY/virulence factor BrkB family protein, giving the protein MKLTVIWDLLKETFNEWQQDKASRLAAALAYYTIFSIAPLLIIVIAIAGAVFGEAAARNAIFTQLQGLIGPAGAQVIQNAIESASQPRAGTIASLISIVVLIFGATGLFTELQDSLNTIWEVQPKPGKMVKNMVRQRFLSFAMVLAIGFLLLVSLVISTVLSAFVNYFQNLLPGVDFVWQIVNFILGFVITTLLFGLIFKVLPDAKIVWKDVLIGAAITSLLFSLGRYALGQYLGNNTFGSTYGAAGSIVVILVWVYYTAQILFFGAEFTQVYARRYGSRIIPADYAVPLKESNKEEK; this is encoded by the coding sequence ATGAAATTAACAGTGATTTGGGATTTACTTAAAGAAACATTTAATGAATGGCAGCAAGATAAAGCGTCGCGATTGGCGGCAGCATTAGCTTATTACACAATTTTTTCTATCGCCCCATTATTAATTATTGTTATTGCGATCGCAGGTGCAGTATTTGGAGAAGCAGCAGCAAGAAACGCAATTTTTACCCAACTTCAAGGATTAATTGGCCCTGCGGGTGCACAAGTGATTCAAAATGCTATTGAAAGCGCTAGCCAACCGCGAGCAGGAACTATTGCTTCACTCATTAGTATAGTAGTCTTAATATTTGGTGCTACTGGTTTATTTACGGAATTACAAGATTCCCTCAATACCATTTGGGAAGTACAACCCAAACCAGGAAAAATGGTAAAAAACATGGTTCGCCAACGTTTTTTGTCCTTTGCTATGGTGTTAGCGATCGGTTTTTTGCTCCTCGTTTCTTTGGTAATCAGTACAGTATTATCAGCCTTTGTTAACTACTTTCAAAATTTACTGCCAGGTGTCGATTTTGTCTGGCAAATTGTCAACTTCATCCTGGGTTTTGTCATCACTACTTTACTATTTGGGTTAATTTTTAAAGTTCTGCCAGATGCCAAAATAGTTTGGAAAGATGTTTTAATTGGAGCAGCTATTACCTCACTTTTATTCTCCTTGGGTAGGTATGCACTTGGACAATATTTAGGCAACAATACTTTTGGTTCTACCTATGGGGCTGCTGGCTCAATAGTAGTAATCTTAGTTTGGGTTTACTATACCGCTCAAATCTTGTTTTTTGGTGCAGAATTTACTCAGGTTTACGCCCGCAGATATGGTTCTCGCATTATCCCAGCTGATTACGCAGTTCCTCTAAAAGAAAGCAATAAGGAAGAGAAATAA
- the purB gene encoding adenylosuccinate lyase, which translates to MIERYTLPEMGNLWTDAYKFKTWLQVEIAVCEAQAELGYIPAEAVAEIKAKANFDPKRVLEIEAEVRHDVIAFLTNVNEYVGDAGRYIHLGLTSSDVLDTALTLQLVASLDLLLQHVQALIDVIRQKAKEHRYTVMIGRSHGIHAEPITFGFKLAGWLAEILRHQERLQILRKTIAVGKISGAVGTYANIEPRVEAITCQKLGLQPDAASTQVISRDRHADFVQQLALVAASIERFAVEIRNLQKTDVLEVEEFFAKGQKGSSAMPHKRNPIRSERLTGMARIIRSHAVAALENVALWHERDISHSSVERVILPDACILMHFMLVETTDLVQNLLVYPENMARNMNVYGGVVFSQRVLLTLVEKGISREEAYKIVQENAHTAWNKSEGNFRELISKDPRVTAKLSSAEIAACFDPQHHLQHLEQVYQRLGI; encoded by the coding sequence GTGATTGAGCGTTATACCTTGCCTGAGATGGGCAATTTATGGACAGATGCGTATAAGTTTAAAACCTGGTTGCAAGTAGAAATCGCTGTTTGTGAGGCACAGGCGGAATTAGGTTATATTCCAGCCGAGGCGGTTGCAGAAATTAAAGCCAAGGCGAATTTCGACCCCAAACGAGTGTTAGAAATTGAAGCGGAAGTCCGTCACGATGTCATTGCTTTTTTGACAAATGTCAATGAATATGTAGGTGATGCTGGACGCTACATTCACTTGGGTTTAACCAGTTCTGATGTGTTGGATACAGCTTTAACATTGCAACTTGTTGCTAGTCTGGATTTATTGTTGCAACATGTGCAAGCATTAATTGATGTGATTCGTCAGAAGGCGAAAGAACATCGTTACACGGTGATGATCGGACGTTCTCATGGAATTCATGCTGAACCCATCACCTTTGGTTTTAAACTAGCTGGGTGGCTAGCAGAGATATTGCGCCATCAAGAACGTCTGCAAATTCTCCGGAAAACGATCGCTGTAGGTAAAATTTCCGGTGCAGTGGGAACCTATGCCAATATCGAACCACGCGTAGAAGCGATCACCTGCCAAAAACTCGGACTCCAACCTGATGCAGCATCAACACAGGTAATCTCACGCGATCGCCACGCCGACTTCGTGCAACAGTTGGCTTTAGTTGCAGCTTCCATTGAACGTTTTGCAGTGGAAATTCGCAACCTCCAAAAAACCGATGTTTTGGAAGTCGAAGAATTCTTTGCGAAAGGACAAAAAGGCTCTTCTGCCATGCCTCACAAACGCAACCCCATCCGTTCCGAACGCCTCACAGGTATGGCTAGAATCATCAGAAGTCATGCTGTTGCAGCTTTAGAAAATGTTGCCCTTTGGCATGAACGGGATATTTCCCACAGTTCTGTAGAACGAGTAATTTTGCCAGATGCTTGCATTTTGATGCATTTTATGCTTGTGGAGACAACCGACTTGGTGCAAAACCTACTGGTGTATCCAGAAAATATGGCACGGAATATGAATGTTTATGGCGGCGTTGTCTTTAGCCAAAGAGTTTTGCTCACCTTGGTAGAAAAGGGAATCAGCCGCGAAGAAGCCTATAAAATTGTCCAAGAAAATGCTCATACCGCTTGGAACAAATCGGAAGGCAATTTCCGCGAGTTGATTAGTAAAGATCCCCGTGTCACCGCTAAATTGTCATCAGCAGAAATTGCAGCGTGTTTTGATCCACAACACCACTTGCAGCACCTAGAGCAAGTCTATCAACGGCTGGGAATTTAG
- a CDS encoding DUF4126 domain-containing protein encodes MIELLAALSASAAAGMRTALPLLFIGLLQGHLLWSQVPILSHISSPFLLGILTSWSFVELLASKKLMGQRVLQVVQLVLSPLVGAIMGLAVASATAPANWLIALVGGTFALLLQLTQVGWFFRLRGIPLWAVFIQDLLCIVLVFFALGAPRQGGLIALVLLWFALRSGQYWYRRYWQNLKQYRRAN; translated from the coding sequence ATGATTGAACTCCTAGCCGCACTTTCTGCCTCAGCCGCAGCAGGAATGAGAACTGCCTTACCCTTGCTGTTTATTGGACTATTACAAGGTCACCTTCTTTGGTCGCAAGTACCAATCTTATCTCATATTTCCTCACCTTTCTTGTTAGGCATTCTCACAAGTTGGTCATTTGTGGAACTACTTGCTTCTAAAAAACTGATGGGACAACGAGTGCTGCAAGTGGTGCAGCTTGTCTTGTCTCCACTTGTAGGAGCAATCATGGGGTTAGCAGTAGCTTCAGCCACAGCACCTGCTAACTGGCTGATTGCCCTGGTTGGAGGTACATTTGCCTTATTACTCCAGCTAACTCAAGTCGGCTGGTTCTTTCGTTTGCGCGGCATACCCCTATGGGCAGTCTTTATTCAAGATTTATTATGTATTGTCCTAGTATTTTTTGCCCTTGGCGCCCCCCGACAAGGAGGATTAATTGCTCTCGTCTTGCTTTGGTTTGCCCTTCGTAGTGGTCAATATTGGTATCGCCGATATTGGCAAAACCTTAAGCAGTACCGCCGAGCTAATTAA